A genomic segment from Fusarium fujikuroi IMI 58289 draft genome, chromosome FFUJ_chr04 encodes:
- a CDS encoding related to DNA binding protein SART-1, with translation MDAATIEETNRIRISLGMKPLPVPGADNTSQNQSMYADGDAPSTLESRQAQAYDNYNKMIEAEKAKKKREEKAAAVRKARELAQRNAVLEGKGFGEAEEGGDLSAKDWLIGQKKRQKKIAKVRKLEEELAAAEAEAAAAVQYTSKDLAGIKVGHDTAAFLDGDDQILTLKDTTIDENEEEGDELENLNMREAEKLAERLDNKKKKPGYNPLDDDEDGERGILSHYDEEIEGKKSKKFTLDTSGVIAELSDILEKPADKTKNGQNVSLDDVIGDAPISSDYIDPSQIKVKKPKKKKGNKGTRQKPKDDDDLFSIETTPTDDLMDIDSNDMTKKKRKAVDDTFVDDDDLQATLAIQRKNALKKRKRTRPEDIARLLKEDDNEPEPAEQQEGGLVLDEVSEFVAGLSKPGENEERKPRRPKTVSKSPEPDDDHPMGDDAEVVEEKPQSSAVEELDEAGVEEEKAVGAGMGAALALLRERGLVEDTRGDAEYTSLRNREDFLAKKRLLEEELDEQARAQRERDRTSGKLDRMSVREREEWARQQNTWRDQQQSRRMAELFSAGYKPNVDIKYTDDHGRSLDHKEAFKYMSHKFHGKGSGKGKTEKRLKKIEDEKRREAQSMFDASSAGMSLAAQQQLKKRREAGVRLA, from the exons ATGGACGCCGCAACGATTGAAGAGACGAACAGAATTCGCATCTCCCTGGGAATGAAGCCTCTGCCTGTCCCAGGAGCAGATAATACCAGTCAAAACCAGTCAATGTACGCGGATGGCGATGCACCCAGCACACTGGAGAGCCGCCAAGCTCAGGCCTACGACAACTACAACAAGATGATCGAAGCggaaaaggcaaagaagaagcgcgAGGAGAAAGCCGCAGCTGTCCGAAAAGCCCGGGAGCTGGCGCAACGAAATGCAGTTCTGGAAGGCAAAGGCTTCGGAGAAGCCGAGGAGGGTGGCGATCTTAGCGCCAAAGACTGGCTCATTGGACAAAAGAAGcgacagaagaagatcgcCAAAGTCAGGAAattggaggaggagctggCCGCAGCcgaggctgaagctgctgctgcggtcCAGTATACTTCCAAGGATCTCGCTGGTATCAAAGTTGGACATGACACGGCGGCTTTCCTCGATGGCGACGACCAGATTCTCACCCTCAAAGATACAACCATTGATGAgaacgaggaagaaggcgatGAGCTGGAGAATCTGAACATGCGCGAGGCCGAAAAGCTTGCCGAGAGActtgacaacaagaagaagaaaccaGGCTACAACCCCCtagatgacgacgaggacggcGAGCGTGGTATACTATCACACTacgatgaagagattgagggcAAGAAATCCAAGAAGTTCACCCTCGACACAAGTGGCGTCATTGCAGAGCTCTCAGATATTCTTGAGAAACCGGCtgacaagacaaagaatggCCAGAACGTGAGCTTGGACGACGTTATCG GTGATGCCCCTATTTCTTCAGACTATATAGACCCCTCACAGATCAAAGtcaagaagcctaaaaagaagaagggcaataAAGGAACCAGACAAAAGcccaaggatgatgatgatctcttTTCCATTGAAACAACACCCACAGATGACTTGATGGACATCGACTCAAACGACATgacgaagaaaaagagaaaggcagTTGATGATACTTTTGTGGATGACGACGACCTTCAAGCAACACTCGCGATCCAAAGAAAGAATGCcttgaagaagcgaaagaggACCCGACCCGAAGACATCGCCCGGCTGCTCAAGGAGGATGATAATGAGCCAGAACCAGCAGAGCAACAAGAGGGTGGCCTTGTTCTCGATGAAGTCTCAGAGTTTGTTGCAGGCCTAAGTAAACCAGGTGAAAACGAAGAACGCAAGCCTAGAAGACCAAAGACTGTATCAAAGTCCCCAGAACCCGATGACGACCACCCCATGGGCGACGATGCAGAAGTagttgaagagaagcccCAATCATCAGCTGTCGAGGAGTTGGATGAGGCAGGcgtcgaagaagagaaggccgTTGGTGCAGGTATGGGCGCGGCTCTCGCGCTACTAAGAGAGCGTGGTCTCGTGGAAGATACACGTGGAGATGCGGAATACACCAGCTTGCGAAACCGAGAAGACTTCCTCGCAAAGAAACGTCTTTtagaagaagagctggacGAGCAGGCACGCGCGCAGCGAGAGCGTGACCGTACAAGTGGCAAGCTGGATAGGATGTCAGTTCGTGAGCGTGAGGAGTGGGCACGTCAACAAAACACCTGGCGAGATCAGCAGCAGTCTCGGCGCATGGCTGAGCTGTTCTCAGCAGGATACAAACCCAACGTCGACATCAAGTACACCGATGACCACGGCCGTTCTCTCGACCACAAGGAGGCGTTCAAGTACATGAGCCACAAGTTCCATGGCAAGGGAAGCGGCAAGGGCAAGACAGAGAAGCGGCTTAAGAAGATCGAGGACGAGAAGCGACGCGAAGCACAGAGCATGTTTGACGCTAGTTCTGCCGGTATGAGTCTGGCagctcaacagcagctcaagaagcgaCGGGAAGCTGGTGTACGACTTGCATAA